In Polyangia bacterium, a single genomic region encodes these proteins:
- a CDS encoding histidine triad nucleotide-binding protein, producing MSDCLFCKIRDEKIPAAITYRDEHVLAFKDTGPKAPLHQLVIPLRHIASLTDATLADAELFGRLLIVAAKLGKDAGYGERGFRVVMNAGPDAGQTVFHAHLHLLAGRELTWPPG from the coding sequence ATGTCCGACTGTCTGTTCTGCAAGATACGCGACGAGAAGATCCCGGCCGCCATCACCTACCGCGACGAGCATGTGCTGGCATTCAAAGACACCGGCCCGAAGGCGCCGCTGCACCAGCTGGTGATCCCTCTGCGCCACATCGCCAGCCTGACAGATGCCACGCTGGCTGACGCCGAGCTGTTCGGCCGGCTTTTGATCGTGGCGGCCAAGCTAGGCAAGGACGCCGGCTACGGCGAGCGCGGGTTTCGCGTGGTGATGAACGCCGGCCCCGACGCCGGTCAAACGGTTTTCCACGCCCATCTGCATCTGCTGGCCGGACGCGAGCTCACCTGGCCGCCCGGTTAG